The proteins below come from a single Candidatus Eremiobacteraceae bacterium genomic window:
- a CDS encoding ion channel, with the protein MAAPLVVHTFAGGLPGLTLESVVVIVAVWAMWRNPTVRAFAIAFGALALAADILDLISPGHPELRALLAFNSAFFILTLVRVFQRTVRAETVTEDSLYGAACVYLLIGLTWSYAYYAAWGVSQAAFSTAGGGVLKAWPDFVYFSFTTLSTLGYGDIIPIAPAVRSMVILEVIVGVFFVAVIISKLVSLYRFR; encoded by the coding sequence TTGGCCGCACCGCTGGTGGTGCACACCTTTGCCGGCGGTCTGCCTGGACTTACGCTCGAATCCGTCGTGGTCATCGTGGCCGTATGGGCGATGTGGCGAAATCCAACGGTGCGCGCGTTTGCCATAGCGTTTGGCGCGCTCGCCCTAGCTGCCGACATTCTCGACTTGATCAGCCCCGGCCATCCCGAGCTGCGCGCACTACTGGCCTTCAACTCGGCGTTCTTCATCCTGACCCTTGTCCGCGTGTTCCAACGCACCGTCCGCGCCGAGACGGTGACCGAGGACTCGCTCTACGGCGCAGCCTGCGTCTACCTGCTCATCGGTCTGACCTGGTCATACGCGTACTACGCCGCATGGGGCGTGTCCCAGGCCGCCTTTTCGACCGCCGGCGGAGGGGTGCTCAAAGCCTGGCCGGATTTCGTCTATTTCAGCTTCACGACGCTCTCCACGCTCGGATATGGCGACATCATCCCGATCGCTCCGGCGGTGCGCTCGATGGTCATCCTTGAGGTCATCGTCGGCGTGTTCTTCGTGGCGGTGATCATCTCCAAGCTGGTCAGCTTGTATCGGTTCCGTTAG
- a CDS encoding antitoxin Xre-like helix-turn-helix domain-containing protein has translation MSTASIAKTLGFPTRARDLIDVTRAGLPAKIADRLAELGGLTPEQLAAALGVSTRTLARQRARARLGAVESDRAVRLARVLGLVHDVFENRKTAIGWLHDPIVALGGKAPVEFLDTDAGVRRLEQILTRLDYGGIS, from the coding sequence ATGAGCACTGCGAGCATCGCGAAGACGCTGGGCTTCCCCACCCGCGCACGCGACCTGATCGACGTCACCCGCGCCGGGCTGCCGGCGAAGATCGCCGATCGGCTAGCGGAGCTGGGCGGTCTGACGCCGGAACAGCTTGCCGCCGCGCTAGGCGTGTCGACGCGCACGCTGGCCCGACAGCGAGCCAGGGCCCGCCTCGGCGCGGTCGAGTCCGACCGCGCGGTCAGGCTCGCGCGCGTGCTTGGCCTCGTGCATGATGTGTTCGAAAACCGCAAGACCGCGATCGGCTGGCTGCACGATCCGATTGTCGCGCTCGGCGGCAAAGCGCCGGTCGAGTTCTTGGACACGGACGCCGGCGTGCGTCGGCTCGAGCAGATCTTGACGCGACTGGATTACGGCGGCATCAGCTAA
- a CDS encoding RES family NAD+ phosphorylase has product MRVWRLVRRRRLPDAFSGEGSRLAGGRWNSPGVRVVYVSATLALAQLEYLVHANALFAPRHVCAIFADIPDSVRIEDLDASALPKNWRRYEPPVEALQALGDAWAAKGRSAVLRVPSAVVPQESNLILNPAHADFKRIKIGTPLPVEFDPRLFASKP; this is encoded by the coding sequence ATGCGTGTCTGGCGGCTGGTCCGGAGACGGCGGCTGCCGGATGCGTTTAGCGGCGAGGGCTCGCGGCTCGCAGGCGGACGGTGGAATAGCCCGGGCGTGCGCGTGGTGTATGTCAGCGCGACGCTGGCGCTTGCACAGCTTGAGTATCTCGTGCACGCCAATGCGCTTTTCGCGCCTCGTCACGTGTGCGCGATCTTCGCGGACATCCCGGATAGCGTGCGCATCGAAGACCTCGACGCGAGCGCGCTGCCTAAGAACTGGCGCCGCTATGAGCCGCCGGTCGAAGCGCTGCAAGCGTTGGGCGACGCGTGGGCGGCAAAGGGCAGATCGGCGGTCCTGCGCGTGCCGTCGGCCGTGGTGCCCCAAGAAAGCAATCTCATCCTCAATCCGGCGCATGCCGACTTCAAGCGCATCAAGATCGGAACGCCCCTGCCGGTCGAATTCGATCCCAGGCTGTTCGCAAGCAAACCTTAA
- the gnd gene encoding decarboxylating 6-phosphogluconate dehydrogenase, producing MQLGMIGLGRMGANMVRRLMRHKHECVVYDRNQDAVKALASEGATGAATLADMARALSKPRAVWLMVPAGVVDASLAALIPVLERGDIVIDGGNSYYIDDIRRAGEARAKGIEYVDVGTSGGVWGLERGYCMMIGGSDQTVSRLDPIFKALAPGVGDIPRTPGRPRGRGTAEEGYLHCGPNGAGHFVKMVHNGIEYGIMASYAEGFGVLQAADIGKQAQTADAETTPLRDPQDYQYDLDLGEIAEVWRRGSVVASWLLDLTAQALVKDPELAGFAGRVSDSGEGRWTIKAAIDEAVPAPVLTAALYQRFDSRGNAEFQNKLLSAMRFEFGGHVEVDAKK from the coding sequence ATGCAGCTCGGAATGATCGGTCTCGGCCGCATGGGCGCGAACATGGTGCGCCGCCTGATGCGCCACAAGCACGAGTGCGTCGTCTACGATCGAAACCAAGACGCGGTCAAGGCGCTCGCATCGGAGGGCGCGACCGGGGCTGCGACGCTGGCCGACATGGCGCGCGCTTTGTCGAAACCCCGCGCAGTGTGGCTGATGGTGCCCGCAGGAGTTGTTGACGCCAGCCTGGCGGCGCTGATACCGGTCCTCGAGCGCGGCGATATCGTCATCGACGGCGGCAACTCGTATTACATCGACGACATCCGCCGCGCCGGCGAGGCGCGCGCCAAGGGCATCGAGTACGTCGACGTCGGCACGAGCGGCGGCGTCTGGGGGCTCGAGCGCGGCTATTGCATGATGATCGGCGGCTCCGACCAGACCGTGAGCCGTCTCGATCCGATTTTCAAAGCGCTCGCGCCGGGCGTCGGCGACATCCCCCGCACGCCGGGCCGGCCCAGAGGCCGCGGCACCGCTGAAGAAGGTTACCTCCACTGCGGTCCCAACGGCGCGGGGCACTTCGTGAAGATGGTGCATAACGGCATCGAGTACGGGATCATGGCCTCCTATGCGGAGGGTTTCGGCGTGCTGCAAGCGGCCGACATCGGCAAACAGGCGCAAACCGCTGATGCGGAGACCACGCCGCTGCGCGATCCCCAAGACTATCAATACGACCTCGATCTTGGCGAGATCGCCGAGGTGTGGCGGCGCGGCAGCGTCGTCGCCTCCTGGCTGCTCGATCTCACCGCGCAAGCGCTGGTGAAGGATCCCGAACTCGCCGGGTTCGCAGGCCGTGTGTCGGACTCGGGTGAGGGCCGCTGGACGATCAAGGCCGCGATCGACGAGGCGGTGCCCGCGCCGGTGCTCACCGCCGCGCTGTATCAGCGTTTCGACTCGCGCGGCAACGCAGAGTTCCAGAACAAGCTGCTCTCGGCGATGCGCTTCGAGTTCGGCGGCCACGTCGAAGTGGATGCGAAAAAATGA
- a CDS encoding TonB-dependent receptor: MDRMHAVRRLLPAATTAFACLLLATGAPLAASADDTGSITITITDAATHAPLGLARVLLDGPVITSELSSPGGAVKFTDVPPGIYRARVAKSGYDSVTSAQFEVLEGHYITVAVALAKPAVKSLGTVTVRSTAVISSTTVDENSAVRKLSSTLTDALGKLSGVTVSSDPNGDSDAQVTVSLDGHDPTQTGLTLDGVPLNAPGVSGDLRSINTDLFSSASTNFGPSAGALGGTVGFRSIEPTLSWQGKVTASVGTFGNAAGILSLSGTAGRIGIALTEASRGTYSPLNGQTYLDASGLDYTHDGASLNDGTLLKIRTPLGSAQTLTATYVSTYGDTGLICNRFTGPVPCGYGPDNYSDNHLTFATLTDTALVGEVGLQFALFGTSSTYNRDLLNRYVAGIPDPFGTVTDNRSTGATLNAMLPSRERHTLSIQATTSHAILTTMGIISSTSPFSNASSSSDYSTIQLSDKINSSPKLTLGARLGMSFSPQTSNSIIGGASATWTPTAVDSFVGSIDIGGAGAGLSRVTPLTDPAALRFDCNAGAGYGAGPGDLPGPTSSTSYSLTYQRRLKTGQFALTLYQQLQDDVLLNTQVNGSVLPPGYFPPGYFALAQTIYQSSSGCGTSLPFGPANLYISQPIAGVQRVYQGARFNAGFRIGQNLVAEPYYDITQTVANSVSPLIDNPYSLTISGAQVPGVPLHRGGLTFDYKAPRSNVEWLLNGNFVSANNSNNLPGYVTADAGVVVTLVRGSLTFAETNIFNKYGYDFASAANSVPLETAGGNFLPTVARPLSPRQFSVTYTVKLGNTPQTNFTPALLAQADASNSARRGGGFGPGGGGGPGGGLAALAALPSTPPANPLDPDTSRQQCTSDNVKAVKPLLDQIKAYVAAVDAAKSATGYPDAAPATAPAIDGLNVAYHKTATSYALTFTQTKAGSIRSFIACAPLHVGSVDDAKALNLYIPPTSAFNRFPLAYAPEAGLYVVRQPQQAGQEQFRLYQLPAAPPAAPFALTSAASCTDELKPTATSLLGALQTYFAAFDPSNPPAAPPPGWTVTLHKSASGYWTELQLDDISRIPAVLNCGHVSTGTPDQIKAKKLDFARPPSLNYSPSLGLYLVRPNPGQTPPPQRN; this comes from the coding sequence ATGGACCGCATGCACGCCGTTCGCCGGCTGCTCCCTGCCGCCACGACAGCGTTCGCATGTCTGCTTCTCGCGACCGGTGCGCCGCTTGCCGCCAGTGCCGACGACACCGGCTCGATCACCATCACCATCACCGACGCAGCAACCCACGCGCCGCTCGGCCTCGCGCGCGTGCTGCTGGACGGGCCGGTCATAACGAGCGAGCTATCGTCCCCGGGTGGGGCGGTGAAGTTCACCGACGTGCCGCCAGGCATCTATCGAGCGCGCGTGGCCAAGTCGGGCTATGATTCCGTCACCTCGGCGCAATTCGAAGTGCTCGAAGGGCACTACATCACCGTCGCGGTGGCGCTCGCCAAGCCGGCGGTCAAGTCGTTGGGCACGGTCACCGTGCGCTCGACCGCGGTGATAAGCTCGACCACGGTGGATGAGAACAGCGCGGTGCGCAAGCTCTCGTCCACCCTGACCGACGCGCTCGGCAAGCTGTCCGGCGTGACGGTGTCCAGCGACCCCAACGGCGACTCGGACGCGCAGGTGACGGTCTCGCTCGACGGTCACGATCCGACGCAGACGGGTCTCACGCTCGATGGCGTGCCGCTCAATGCACCTGGTGTGTCCGGCGACCTGCGCTCGATCAACACCGACCTCTTCAGCAGCGCGAGCACGAACTTCGGACCGAGCGCAGGCGCCCTCGGCGGCACGGTCGGTTTCCGCTCGATCGAGCCGACGCTGAGCTGGCAGGGCAAGGTGACCGCATCGGTCGGCACGTTCGGCAACGCGGCGGGCATCTTGTCGTTGTCGGGAACGGCCGGCCGGATCGGCATCGCGCTCACCGAGGCATCGCGCGGGACTTACAGTCCGCTCAACGGCCAGACGTATCTCGATGCGAGCGGACTGGACTACACGCACGACGGCGCGTCGTTGAACGACGGCACGCTCTTGAAGATCCGCACGCCGCTCGGCAGCGCGCAGACGCTGACGGCGACGTACGTCTCGACCTATGGCGACACCGGTCTGATCTGCAATCGCTTCACCGGGCCGGTGCCGTGCGGGTACGGCCCCGACAACTACAGCGACAACCATCTCACCTTCGCCACGCTCACCGATACGGCGCTCGTGGGCGAGGTCGGGTTGCAGTTCGCGCTGTTCGGCACCAGCTCGACGTATAACCGCGACCTGCTCAACCGCTACGTCGCCGGCATCCCCGACCCGTTCGGCACGGTCACGGATAACCGCTCGACCGGGGCGACGCTCAATGCCATGCTGCCTTCGCGCGAGAGGCATACGCTGTCGATCCAGGCCACGACCTCGCACGCCATTCTCACGACGATGGGCATCATCTCGTCCACCTCGCCGTTCTCGAACGCGTCGAGCAGCTCCGATTACAGCACGATCCAGCTCAGCGACAAGATCAATTCAAGTCCGAAGCTGACCCTCGGCGCGCGGCTGGGCATGAGTTTTTCGCCGCAGACCTCCAACTCGATCATCGGCGGCGCAAGCGCCACCTGGACGCCCACCGCCGTCGATTCGTTCGTCGGCAGCATCGACATCGGCGGCGCGGGTGCGGGCTTGTCGCGCGTCACCCCGCTCACGGACCCGGCGGCGCTGCGCTTCGACTGCAACGCAGGCGCGGGCTACGGCGCCGGACCAGGCGATCTGCCCGGACCGACAAGCTCGACGTCGTACAGTCTCACCTATCAGCGGCGCCTGAAGACCGGACAGTTCGCCCTGACGCTGTATCAACAGCTGCAAGATGACGTGTTGCTGAACACCCAGGTGAACGGATCGGTGTTGCCGCCGGGCTACTTCCCGCCTGGCTATTTCGCGCTCGCACAGACGATCTATCAATCGAGCTCGGGCTGCGGCACATCGTTGCCCTTCGGCCCGGCGAATCTGTACATCAGCCAGCCGATCGCCGGGGTGCAGCGCGTGTATCAAGGCGCACGTTTCAACGCCGGCTTCCGCATCGGTCAGAACTTGGTGGCGGAGCCGTATTACGACATCACACAGACGGTCGCGAATTCGGTCAGCCCGCTCATCGATAATCCGTACTCGCTGACTATTTCGGGCGCACAGGTCCCCGGGGTGCCGCTGCACCGCGGCGGCCTCACGTTCGATTACAAGGCGCCGCGCTCAAACGTCGAGTGGCTGCTCAACGGGAACTTCGTCTCGGCCAACAACTCTAATAATCTGCCCGGGTATGTCACCGCCGATGCCGGCGTGGTCGTCACCCTCGTACGTGGATCGCTCACCTTCGCGGAGACCAATATCTTCAATAAGTACGGATACGACTTCGCGTCCGCGGCGAATTCCGTGCCGCTCGAGACGGCTGGCGGCAACTTCCTGCCGACCGTGGCCCGCCCGCTTTCGCCGCGGCAATTCTCGGTCACGTACACCGTCAAGCTGGGCAACACGCCGCAGACGAATTTCACGCCTGCGCTGCTCGCGCAAGCCGACGCCTCCAACAGCGCGCGGCGTGGCGGAGGCTTTGGGCCTGGCGGCGGTGGCGGCCCCGGTGGAGGTCTCGCGGCACTGGCTGCGCTGCCCAGCACCCCACCCGCCAATCCGCTCGATCCCGATACGTCGCGGCAACAGTGCACGTCCGATAACGTCAAGGCCGTCAAGCCGCTGCTCGACCAGATCAAAGCGTACGTCGCGGCAGTTGATGCCGCGAAGTCCGCGACGGGATACCCCGACGCTGCTCCCGCTACGGCGCCGGCGATCGACGGCCTCAACGTCGCGTATCACAAGACCGCAACCTCGTACGCGTTGACCTTCACTCAGACGAAGGCCGGGTCCATCCGCAGCTTCATCGCGTGCGCGCCGCTGCACGTCGGATCGGTCGACGACGCCAAGGCGCTCAATCTGTACATCCCGCCGACCAGCGCGTTCAACCGCTTCCCGCTCGCGTACGCGCCGGAAGCCGGGCTGTACGTCGTGCGCCAACCGCAGCAGGCGGGCCAAGAGCAGTTCCGGCTCTACCAGCTTCCGGCCGCGCCGCCTGCGGCGCCCTTTGCTCTCACTTCTGCCGCGTCGTGCACCGACGAACTGAAGCCGACCGCGACGTCGCTGCTCGGCGCGCTGCAGACGTATTTCGCCGCTTTCGATCCGAGCAATCCGCCGGCGGCACCGCCTCCGGGCTGGACCGTCACGCTTCACAAGTCCGCAAGTGGATATTGGACGGAGCTGCAGCTGGATGACATCTCACGAATTCCGGCGGTACTCAACTGCGGACATGTCTCGACCGGCACGCCCGATCAGATCAAGGCGAAAAAGCTCGACTTCGCGCGCCCGCCATCGCTCAACTACAGCCCGTCACTCGGGCTGTATCTAGTGCGCCCCAACCCGGGCCAGACGCCGCCGCCCCAGCGCAACTAG
- a CDS encoding leucyl aminopeptidase: MKIHVRAENPLRVAADAVAIPIFSDGEVPDTVKALDKPLGHVVRDMFRGGEIRGREDELHVLPTPRLKAKRVFAVGLGPPANRNAAAMARFAGTAVRAAQRRGVKSLAFVLPELPGVDPSSVGELFAEGAIMATFDPAPYRTKNEAPRTDVATVTLLVPRGADERAIKAGVARGTILGEAANEARVMVNTPANHMTPTHLAQIAKDFGKRLGLKVTVLDEPQMKKLGMGSFLSVAAGSDQPSKVIALEYTGDKSSKTKLGLVGKGITFDTGGISLKPALDMDAMKGDMAGGATVLAALAAIARLKPKVNVVGIVVATENMPSGKATKPGDVVRAMNGKTIEVINTDAEGRLVLADGLVYARKMGATHLVDIATLTGAVVIALGHTSTGVMSNDREFVDTFHRATLPYGERYWELPLFPEYAELIKSPIADMKNSGGRQAGTIFGAMFLKEFVGDTPWIHLDIAGTSWADRDSGALVKGPSAVGLRPLVRLADLLAEHAVHGRADEAAYRRLADGSSGNASAHGGNGKSSGRVRARRRAH, from the coding sequence ATGAAGATCCACGTCCGCGCTGAGAATCCGTTACGCGTCGCCGCCGACGCCGTCGCGATACCCATCTTCTCCGATGGCGAGGTGCCCGACACCGTCAAGGCGCTCGACAAACCGCTCGGCCACGTGGTCAGAGATATGTTCCGCGGCGGTGAGATCAGGGGCCGCGAGGACGAATTGCACGTGCTGCCGACGCCTAGGCTCAAGGCAAAGCGGGTCTTCGCGGTCGGACTGGGCCCGCCGGCCAATCGCAATGCAGCCGCCATGGCACGCTTCGCGGGTACCGCGGTGCGCGCTGCTCAGCGCCGCGGCGTGAAGTCTCTCGCATTCGTCCTGCCCGAACTGCCGGGCGTCGACCCGAGCTCCGTCGGCGAGCTGTTCGCCGAAGGCGCGATCATGGCGACGTTTGATCCTGCGCCGTATCGCACGAAAAATGAAGCGCCGCGGACGGATGTGGCCACGGTGACGCTGCTCGTCCCGCGTGGCGCGGACGAACGCGCGATCAAAGCCGGCGTTGCGCGCGGCACGATTCTTGGCGAAGCCGCCAACGAAGCGCGCGTCATGGTCAACACGCCGGCCAACCACATGACGCCGACGCATCTCGCACAAATCGCGAAGGACTTCGGCAAACGGCTCGGTCTCAAGGTGACCGTCCTCGACGAGCCTCAGATGAAGAAATTGGGGATGGGATCGTTTCTGTCGGTCGCCGCGGGCAGCGATCAGCCGTCGAAGGTCATCGCCCTCGAATACACGGGCGACAAGAGTTCGAAGACCAAGCTCGGGCTGGTCGGCAAAGGCATCACCTTTGATACCGGCGGCATCTCGCTCAAGCCGGCGCTGGATATGGACGCGATGAAGGGCGACATGGCGGGCGGCGCGACCGTGCTGGCGGCGCTCGCCGCGATCGCGCGGCTCAAGCCGAAGGTCAACGTCGTCGGCATCGTGGTCGCGACGGAGAACATGCCCTCGGGCAAGGCGACCAAACCCGGTGACGTCGTGCGCGCCATGAACGGCAAGACGATCGAAGTGATCAATACGGACGCCGAAGGCCGTCTCGTGCTCGCCGATGGACTCGTCTATGCGCGCAAGATGGGCGCGACACATCTGGTCGACATCGCGACGCTGACCGGGGCGGTCGTCATCGCGCTCGGCCACACGTCGACCGGCGTGATGAGCAACGATCGGGAGTTCGTCGATACGTTTCATCGCGCCACCTTGCCGTATGGCGAGCGCTATTGGGAGCTGCCGTTGTTCCCGGAATACGCCGAGCTCATCAAGAGTCCCATCGCAGACATGAAGAACAGCGGCGGGCGCCAGGCCGGCACCATTTTCGGCGCCATGTTCCTCAAAGAGTTCGTCGGCGACACGCCGTGGATCCATCTCGACATCGCCGGCACGTCATGGGCGGATCGCGATTCGGGTGCGCTCGTGAAGGGCCCCAGTGCCGTGGGACTGCGCCCACTGGTTCGGCTCGCCGACTTGCTGGCAGAACACGCCGTGCATGGGCGCGCGGATGAAGCCGCATATCGCAGGCTGGCCGACGGATCGAGCGGCAACGCCTCGGCCCACGGGGGGAATGGCAAGTCGAGCGGCCGCGTCCGCGCGCGCAGGCGCGCTCATTAA
- the purM gene encoding phosphoribosylformylglycinamidine cyclo-ligase, translating into MSDAYAKAGVNIDAGNEAVARYRAVLPKQRDPRVLEGIGGFGGCFAMTGMRDPVLVASTDGVGTKLLVAAELGRYDTIGRDLVNHCVNDILCLNAGPLFFLDYLAVGKLDPAMAAAVVGGVGAACADNGMSLLGGETAEMPGLYQLGHFDLAGTIVGAVERAELIDVTRVAAGDAIVGLPSNGFHTNGYSLVRTVLPPARWSEPIGAGTIADALLAIHPSYLKAVRAAQAAGVSIRAMAHITGGGLVDNLPRALPSGVAARLYPSRWRVPPIMELAVREAGLDRDTAFRTFNMGIGFCAIVPQEQSSAATGAMPGAIVIGEVEPLGPCAPSVIFA; encoded by the coding sequence GTGTCAGACGCATATGCGAAAGCCGGCGTGAACATCGACGCCGGCAACGAAGCGGTCGCACGTTACAGGGCGGTCCTGCCGAAGCAGCGCGATCCGCGCGTGCTCGAAGGCATCGGCGGGTTCGGCGGCTGCTTCGCGATGACCGGCATGCGCGATCCGGTGCTGGTCGCGTCGACCGACGGCGTGGGGACAAAACTGCTGGTCGCTGCTGAACTGGGCCGCTACGACACGATCGGGCGCGACCTCGTCAACCATTGCGTCAACGACATCTTGTGCCTCAATGCAGGCCCCTTGTTCTTCCTCGACTACCTCGCGGTCGGCAAGCTCGACCCCGCGATGGCGGCCGCGGTCGTCGGCGGCGTCGGCGCGGCGTGCGCGGATAACGGCATGTCGCTGCTGGGCGGCGAGACGGCCGAGATGCCAGGACTGTACCAGCTCGGGCATTTCGACCTGGCGGGGACGATCGTCGGTGCGGTGGAGCGCGCGGAGCTGATCGATGTGACGCGCGTGGCAGCGGGCGATGCTATCGTCGGGTTGCCGTCCAACGGTTTCCACACCAACGGCTACTCGCTCGTACGTACGGTTCTTCCGCCTGCGCGCTGGAGCGAGCCGATCGGCGCAGGCACGATCGCCGACGCCCTGCTGGCCATCCATCCTTCGTATCTGAAGGCGGTGCGCGCGGCGCAGGCGGCCGGTGTTTCGATCCGCGCGATGGCGCATATCACCGGTGGCGGCCTGGTAGACAATCTGCCGCGCGCACTGCCGTCAGGGGTCGCGGCGCGCCTATATCCGTCGCGCTGGCGAGTGCCGCCGATCATGGAGCTCGCCGTGCGCGAAGCCGGGCTCGACCGCGACACGGCTTTTCGCACGTTCAACATGGGCATCGGCTTCTGCGCGATCGTGCCGCAAGAGCAATCGAGTGCCGCGACCGGCGCGATGCCCGGCGCCATCGTCATCGGAGAGGTCGAGCCGCTCGGGCCGTGTGCGCCCAGCGTGATCTTCGCGTGA
- a CDS encoding formyltransferase family protein, with the protein MSESAPRYPTAVLASGSGTNLQAVLDSVRAGTLPLDVRLVVSDRADAYALERARSAGVATSVMAFAPASQSRAEYARDLAAAVKRSGARLVLLLGWMHVLAPEFLEAGLDGVLNLHPSFLPDDPSADRVQLPDGSESPVFRGARALADALKAKATVTGATLIEITPAVDRGPVLARRPFTLRADDTVESALARLHPVEQEVVREGVFEWLRRNGRQG; encoded by the coding sequence GTGAGCGAATCCGCGCCGCGGTATCCGACCGCGGTCCTCGCCTCGGGCAGCGGCACGAACCTGCAGGCAGTGCTCGATTCGGTGCGCGCCGGCACGCTGCCGCTGGACGTGCGGCTCGTCGTGTCCGATCGTGCGGACGCGTATGCGCTCGAGCGCGCGCGAAGCGCCGGCGTCGCGACATCGGTGATGGCGTTCGCGCCCGCCTCGCAGTCGCGCGCCGAGTACGCCCGAGATCTCGCCGCAGCGGTCAAGCGTAGCGGAGCGCGGCTCGTGCTGCTGCTCGGTTGGATGCACGTGCTCGCTCCTGAATTCTTAGAGGCCGGACTCGACGGCGTCCTCAACCTCCATCCATCCTTCTTGCCGGACGATCCCTCGGCCGATCGCGTGCAGCTGCCCGACGGCAGCGAATCGCCGGTCTTTCGCGGCGCGCGCGCGCTCGCGGATGCGCTCAAGGCCAAAGCTACGGTGACGGGCGCGACGCTGATCGAGATCACGCCTGCAGTGGACCGAGGTCCAGTGCTGGCACGCCGGCCGTTCACGCTGCGTGCCGACGACACGGTTGAATCCGCGTTAGCGCGGCTGCATCCGGTCGAGCAAGAGGTCGTGCGCGAGGGCGTGTTCGAGTGGTTGCGCAGAAACGGTCGACAGGGGTAA
- the pyk gene encoding pyruvate kinase: MDRIRRTKIVATLGPSCRAPGMVDRLIGAGVDVFRVNLSHATLAELDEWIALVRTSAAARGRTVGVLADLQGPKLRLGELADHKPVSLKDGATVEITTRAIEGTSARLSTRYAALPRDVKPGDRILLADGAVELRVEATDADTVRCTVIHGGTIKEHAGMNLPGVAVSSPALTEKDRVDLEHAVRAGADFIALSFVRQPHDLVEAKAAVAAAGGDTPVLAKIERPEAIEHLDEIIIESDAVMVARGDLGVEMLAERVPMLQKLIIKRAGALLKPVVTATQMLESMVHSARPTRAEASDVANAIIDGTDGIMLSEETAAGEFPLEAVETMVRIALETEEFFPPRVRRSQRVESDSHAISHAACSITESIDVRCIAAFTRSGFSARIVSKDRPKVPIYAFAPDDVIGRRLALDWGVIPCIATFGGTTDELVASVEGDLLARGAISPGDAVVVVGGTPMGVRGKTNFLKIVRPGGSG, from the coding sequence GTGGATCGCATACGACGCACCAAGATCGTCGCCACGCTCGGTCCCAGCTGTCGCGCACCGGGTATGGTCGACCGGCTGATCGGCGCGGGCGTCGACGTCTTTCGCGTCAACCTCTCGCACGCGACGCTGGCCGAGCTCGATGAGTGGATCGCGCTGGTCCGCACGTCGGCCGCGGCGCGCGGCCGCACGGTCGGTGTCCTCGCTGACCTGCAGGGCCCGAAGCTGCGCTTAGGGGAGCTTGCCGATCACAAGCCTGTCAGCCTGAAAGACGGCGCGACGGTCGAGATCACGACGCGCGCGATCGAAGGAACAAGCGCGCGCCTCTCGACCCGCTACGCGGCTTTGCCGCGCGACGTCAAGCCAGGCGACCGCATCCTATTGGCCGACGGCGCCGTCGAATTGCGCGTCGAGGCGACGGACGCCGACACCGTCCGCTGCACCGTCATCCACGGCGGCACTATCAAAGAGCACGCCGGCATGAATCTGCCCGGCGTGGCGGTCTCGTCACCCGCGCTCACCGAGAAGGATCGCGTCGATCTCGAGCATGCGGTGCGCGCCGGGGCAGACTTCATCGCGCTCTCGTTCGTCCGCCAGCCCCACGATCTCGTCGAGGCCAAGGCTGCTGTCGCCGCGGCGGGCGGCGACACGCCGGTGCTGGCCAAGATCGAGCGGCCCGAAGCGATCGAACACCTCGACGAGATCATCATCGAGTCGGACGCGGTCATGGTCGCACGCGGCGACTTGGGCGTCGAGATGCTCGCGGAGCGGGTGCCGATGCTGCAGAAGCTGATCATCAAGCGTGCCGGCGCGCTGCTCAAGCCGGTCGTCACCGCGACGCAAATGCTCGAATCGATGGTGCATTCCGCGCGACCGACGCGCGCCGAGGCATCGGACGTTGCCAACGCCATCATCGACGGAACCGATGGCATCATGCTGTCGGAGGAGACGGCCGCCGGAGAGTTCCCGCTCGAGGCGGTGGAGACGATGGTGCGCATCGCGCTCGAGACCGAAGAGTTCTTTCCGCCGCGCGTGCGGCGCAGCCAGCGCGTGGAAAGCGATTCGCACGCGATCTCGCACGCCGCGTGCAGCATCACCGAGAGCATCGACGTGCGCTGCATCGCGGCGTTCACGCGCAGCGGCTTTTCCGCGCGCATCGTCAGCAAGGATCGGCCCAAGGTGCCGATCTACGCGTTCGCGCCCGACGACGTCATCGGCAGACGGCTCGCGCTGGATTGGGGCGTCATCCCCTGCATCGCGACGTTTGGCGGCACCACCGATGAGCTAGTCGCGTCGGTCGAAGGCGACCTGCTGGCCCGCGGTGCGATCTCGCCGGGCGATGCGGTCGTCGTCGTCGGCGGCACGCCGATGGGCGTGCGCGGCAAGACCAACTTCTTGAAGATCGTGCGGCCGGGAGGCTCGGGTTAA